One window of Corynebacterium sp. P3-F1 genomic DNA carries:
- the glxR gene encoding CRP-like cAMP-activated global transcriptional regulator GlxR yields MQSVQETLARAGIFQGVDPDAVVNLISQMQTESFPRGTTIFDEGEPGDTLYIIIEGKVKLARHAPDGRENLLSVMGPSDMFGELSIFDPGPRTSSAVCVTEVEAATMDSEMLRTWINDHPEISQQLLRVLARRLRRTNASLADLIFTDVPGRVAKTLLQLANRFGTQEGSGLRVNHDLTQEEIAQLVGASRETVNKALATFAQRGWIRLEGKSVLIVDTEHLARRAR; encoded by the coding sequence ATGCAAAGCGTGCAGGAAACACTCGCCCGCGCTGGGATCTTCCAAGGTGTTGACCCCGACGCCGTGGTCAACCTGATCTCACAAATGCAGACGGAGTCATTCCCCCGCGGAACCACTATCTTCGACGAAGGCGAACCCGGCGACACCCTCTACATCATCATCGAAGGCAAAGTGAAGCTCGCCCGCCACGCTCCCGACGGCCGCGAAAACCTCCTTTCCGTGATGGGGCCGTCCGACATGTTCGGCGAACTATCTATCTTCGACCCGGGTCCACGCACCTCCTCCGCCGTCTGCGTCACCGAAGTCGAAGCCGCCACCATGGACTCCGAGATGCTCCGCACGTGGATCAACGACCACCCCGAGATCTCCCAGCAGCTCCTCCGCGTCCTCGCACGCCGGCTCCGCCGCACCAATGCATCGCTCGCAGATCTCATCTTCACCGATGTTCCCGGACGCGTTGCCAAGACCCTGCTACAGCTGGCCAACCGCTTCGGCACCCAAGAAGGCTCCGGCCTGCGCGTCAACCACGACCTGACCCAGGAAGAAATCGCCCAGCTTGTCGGCGCCTCCCGCGAGACCGTGAACAAAGCCCTCGCCACTTTCGCCCAGCGCGGTTGGATCCGCCTCGAAGGCAAATCCGTCCTCATCGTCGACACCGAGCACTTGGCGCGCCGCGCCCGCTAA
- the nth gene encoding endonuclease III — MSGSGSTTPQRFRRPGSHPAARGTETALGLTRRARRINRTLAVAFPDAHAELLDFTTPLELLMATMLSAQTTDVRVNQVTPTLFARFSTAAAYAAADPAELEEIIKPVGFYRAKAGHLKGIGEKLVADFGGEVPVAVEDLVTLPGVGRKTAHVVRGNAFGLPGLTVDTHFQRLVHRLGLTDEKDPVAIEKAVGELIEKSEWTMFSHRLIFCGRRVCHARKAACGACPLAYDCPSFGRVGPIEWQDAERLVTGPERDHILAMVGDGA, encoded by the coding sequence ATGTCTGGTTCTGGTTCGACGACGCCTCAGCGGTTTCGCCGTCCGGGTTCGCATCCGGCTGCTAGGGGGACGGAGACGGCGTTGGGGCTCACGCGTCGTGCGAGGCGGATCAATAGGACGTTGGCGGTGGCGTTTCCGGACGCGCATGCAGAGTTGTTGGATTTCACGACGCCGCTCGAGTTGCTGATGGCCACCATGTTGAGTGCCCAGACGACAGATGTCCGGGTCAATCAGGTCACCCCGACGCTTTTCGCACGCTTTTCGACGGCCGCGGCTTACGCCGCGGCTGACCCCGCCGAGCTGGAGGAGATTATTAAACCGGTGGGGTTTTATCGCGCGAAGGCGGGCCATTTGAAGGGGATCGGCGAGAAGCTGGTGGCGGATTTCGGGGGCGAGGTTCCGGTGGCGGTCGAGGACTTGGTGACGTTGCCGGGTGTCGGGCGGAAGACTGCCCATGTGGTGCGGGGGAATGCTTTCGGTTTGCCGGGGTTGACGGTGGATACGCATTTTCAGCGTTTAGTGCACCGGCTGGGGCTCACGGATGAGAAGGATCCTGTGGCGATCGAGAAAGCGGTGGGGGAGTTGATCGAGAAGTCGGAGTGGACGATGTTTTCCCACCGCCTTATTTTCTGTGGCCGCCGGGTGTGCCATGCGCGGAAGGCGGCGTGTGGTGCGTGCCCGTTGGCGTACGATTGCCCGTCGTTTGGCCGAGTTGGCCCGATTGAGTGGCAGGACGCGGAGAGACTGGTCACTGGGCCGGAGCGTGACCATATCCTCGCAATGGTTGGAGATGGTGCGTAG
- a CDS encoding TlpA family protein disulfide reductase, which produces MRKQVWASVAVLVAVTVVVVAAAVWMLRSGESTQSEPEQSVNNTGDSADFEQTEAAVQRRPDCPGQTVGGVELPCLGGGDSGAQNNGADHKGADRVGADRITVANVWAWWCEPCRAELPALDEFAREHPEYTVVGVHADTNAANGAALLNDLGMELPSYQDSSNAFAGTLGLPGVVPVTVVFRGKRRWGFWGGAFRRQARLRELSRGCCRWRCGWKNWRACSLRRATRRW; this is translated from the coding sequence GTGAGGAAGCAGGTTTGGGCGAGCGTTGCTGTGCTTGTTGCGGTGACGGTCGTGGTTGTCGCGGCGGCGGTGTGGATGCTTCGGTCCGGAGAGTCGACGCAGTCCGAGCCCGAGCAGTCCGTGAATAATACGGGGGATTCCGCTGACTTCGAGCAGACGGAGGCAGCGGTGCAGCGGCGCCCGGATTGCCCGGGTCAGACTGTTGGGGGCGTGGAGCTGCCGTGTCTCGGGGGAGGGGACAGCGGCGCGCAGAATAACGGTGCCGATCACAAAGGAGCGGACCGCGTCGGCGCTGATCGCATCACTGTCGCCAACGTGTGGGCGTGGTGGTGCGAGCCGTGCCGGGCGGAATTGCCGGCGCTGGACGAGTTCGCGCGTGAGCATCCCGAATACACGGTGGTCGGCGTGCATGCCGACACGAACGCGGCGAACGGAGCGGCATTGCTCAATGATCTCGGAATGGAGCTGCCTAGCTACCAGGACAGCAGCAACGCCTTCGCCGGAACGCTGGGGTTGCCGGGGGTCGTTCCTGTCACTGTGGTCTTCCGGGGGAAGAGAAGGTGGGGGTTTTGGGGAGGGGCTTTTCGTCGTCAAGCGAGATTGCGCGAGCTGTCGAGGGGGTGCTGTAGATGGCGTTGTGGCTGGAAGAACTGGCGGGCGTGCTCTCTGCGCCGGGCAACGCGTCGCTGGTGA
- a CDS encoding CoA pyrophosphatase yields the protein MALWLEELAGVLSAPGNASLVNTMQGHMRLVSRKSRKSAVLMCFTGDAHAADLPDDAQILLTHRAPTLRNHSGQMAFPGGRLEPEDGGPVDAALREANEETGLDPARVQTLAVLEPIGVGPSGYPVNPVLAYAENPGDVWCASPEENDDVFFVDLAQLIDPANRFRVTRLGWSGPAFDVNGYLVWGFTASLLAVMIREAGWEESWEHKEPIDLRKALHASRNGEGHEV from the coding sequence ATGGCGTTGTGGCTGGAAGAACTGGCGGGCGTGCTCTCTGCGCCGGGCAACGCGTCGCTGGTGAACACGATGCAGGGGCACATGCGGCTGGTGTCGCGGAAATCTCGCAAGTCGGCGGTGCTGATGTGTTTTACGGGTGACGCGCACGCGGCGGATCTGCCTGATGATGCGCAGATTCTGCTGACCCACCGAGCGCCCACGTTGCGGAACCACTCGGGTCAAATGGCGTTTCCCGGCGGGCGCCTGGAACCTGAGGACGGCGGCCCCGTCGATGCTGCTCTGCGCGAAGCTAATGAGGAAACGGGTCTGGATCCCGCGCGCGTGCAGACATTGGCTGTGCTTGAACCAATCGGCGTGGGGCCGTCCGGCTACCCGGTGAATCCTGTGCTCGCGTACGCGGAGAACCCTGGTGATGTGTGGTGCGCGAGCCCGGAGGAAAATGACGACGTCTTCTTCGTGGACCTTGCGCAACTCATCGATCCAGCTAATCGCTTCCGTGTCACGCGGTTGGGATGGTCGGGCCCGGCTTTCGATGTCAACGGTTACCTCGTGTGGGGTTTCACCGCGTCGTTGCTTGCGGTGATGATCCGCGAAGCCGGCTGGGAAGAGTCGTGGGAGCACAAGGAACCGATTGATCTGCGTAAAGCGCTGCACGCGTCGCGCAACGGCGAGGGACATGAGGTTTAG
- a CDS encoding MarP family serine protease → MTALIIDLALVVLFAAALAGGWRQGAFSAGFAAVGVTAGLVVGLGAAGLLMRVSESTNMRVLLLLATVVLFVGAGNIVGATVGSALREGLRSKATLRWDSLVGSLLQLLMAVVVMWLVAVPVAANVGGPFGSAIRSSRVLGAIDSAVPDWGNKLPTHIARLIDVTGLPPLVSPFQGDGAEVEEPDPGIVNQEVVEAVRPSVVHVLGDAESCRRRLSGSGFVSAPDYVVTNAHVVAGTETVQLDTVLGLKQASVVLYDPEVDIAVLHVPDLGLEPLRKAAGAARSGDSAMVMGFPGNGPFTVSPVRVRERLNISGPDIYATGRTEREAFTLRGSIRQGNSGGPLVSGAGEVLGVVFGTAVDGSDTGYALTIPQMDEVVGDYVGLTKQVDTKGCVS, encoded by the coding sequence GTGACTGCTCTCATCATCGACCTTGCGCTTGTGGTGCTATTCGCGGCGGCGCTGGCGGGTGGTTGGCGTCAAGGAGCGTTTTCTGCCGGATTCGCAGCGGTGGGGGTCACGGCGGGTCTCGTGGTGGGGCTCGGCGCGGCGGGGCTGTTGATGCGGGTATCGGAAAGCACGAATATGCGTGTGCTCCTGCTTCTCGCGACGGTGGTGCTGTTTGTGGGCGCAGGCAATATCGTCGGTGCGACTGTCGGTTCGGCGTTGCGGGAAGGACTGCGGTCGAAGGCGACGCTGCGGTGGGATTCGCTCGTGGGTTCGCTGTTGCAGCTGTTGATGGCGGTTGTTGTGATGTGGCTCGTGGCTGTGCCCGTCGCCGCCAATGTCGGTGGCCCATTCGGTAGCGCGATCCGTAGTTCGCGGGTGCTCGGCGCGATCGATAGTGCGGTTCCGGATTGGGGTAACAAGCTGCCTACGCACATTGCGCGGCTTATCGACGTCACCGGCCTGCCCCCATTGGTGTCCCCTTTCCAAGGAGACGGCGCTGAGGTGGAGGAGCCGGACCCCGGCATCGTCAACCAGGAGGTTGTGGAAGCTGTGCGCCCCAGTGTCGTGCATGTGCTGGGGGACGCGGAAAGCTGCCGCCGGCGTTTGTCGGGGTCCGGGTTCGTCTCTGCGCCCGACTACGTGGTGACGAATGCGCATGTCGTTGCTGGCACCGAAACGGTGCAGCTGGACACCGTGCTGGGGTTGAAGCAGGCAAGCGTGGTGCTGTACGACCCGGAGGTGGATATCGCGGTGCTACACGTGCCCGATCTGGGGCTTGAGCCACTGCGGAAAGCAGCCGGAGCTGCGCGCAGCGGGGATAGTGCCATGGTAATGGGCTTTCCCGGCAACGGTCCGTTCACAGTCTCGCCGGTGCGTGTGCGTGAGCGCCTGAATATTTCGGGGCCGGACATCTACGCCACCGGCCGCACCGAGCGCGAGGCGTTCACGCTGCGCGGGTCGATCCGGCAGGGCAATTCCGGCGGGCCGTTGGTTTCCGGGGCAGGGGAGGTACTCGGGGTCGTCTTCGGCACAGCGGTGGATGGGAGCGACACGGGGTATGCCCTCACCATTCCGCAAATGGACGAGGTCGTTGGGGATTATGTCGGGCTGACGAAGCAGGTAGATACCAAGGGCTGCGTGTCCTAG
- a CDS encoding alpha/beta fold hydrolase → MSTHPVSPKAVALDGPFEHVLLHTRGIRLHSAVAGDPGDPLILLVHGTFGAWLDFRHVIAPLAAHGFHVAAVDMRGYGMSDKPPARAGDPALIAAGDIDGIISALGHNRAHIVGHDTGGALAWVHASTYPGRAASLITVSAAHPADLRRHMRTRPWELIFMLTRVTVGRLPLWFHHRCAPLIPRVWRRELALNTHPEFADTPEFEETLRLRVRAARIDNALRGIVRNTRLLTASPRTSTTLVDAPALLIHPSQTLWRDIDAASARRLTRAPVIASIPSTKNLPHIENPDGFVDQLVSFLR, encoded by the coding sequence ATGAGTACTCACCCCGTCTCCCCGAAAGCTGTCGCGCTTGACGGTCCATTCGAGCACGTCCTGCTGCATACGCGCGGTATCCGCCTCCATTCCGCCGTCGCTGGCGATCCGGGAGACCCGCTGATCCTGCTGGTACACGGCACATTCGGGGCGTGGCTGGATTTCCGGCACGTCATCGCGCCGCTTGCAGCCCACGGCTTCCACGTCGCGGCGGTAGACATGCGCGGTTACGGCATGTCGGACAAACCACCGGCCCGCGCCGGGGATCCCGCCCTCATCGCCGCAGGTGATATCGACGGCATCATCTCCGCGCTCGGCCACAACCGCGCCCACATCGTCGGCCACGACACCGGCGGCGCACTTGCGTGGGTGCACGCGTCCACCTATCCCGGCCGGGCGGCCAGCCTCATCACCGTTTCCGCTGCCCATCCAGCCGACCTTCGCCGACACATGCGCACCCGCCCGTGGGAGTTAATCTTCATGCTTACGCGGGTCACTGTCGGACGGCTGCCGCTCTGGTTCCACCACAGGTGCGCACCGCTCATTCCCCGCGTGTGGCGCCGCGAGCTGGCCCTCAACACCCACCCTGAATTCGCGGACACGCCGGAATTCGAGGAGACATTGCGCCTGCGGGTGCGCGCCGCGCGCATCGACAACGCCCTGCGCGGAATCGTGCGCAACACACGGTTGCTCACCGCGTCACCGCGTACCAGCACCACGCTCGTCGATGCCCCCGCGCTCCTCATCCACCCCTCCCAGACCCTGTGGAGGGACATCGACGCCGCATCCGCCCGGCGCCTGACCCGCGCCCCCGTCATCGCCTCGATCCCCAGCACGAAGAATCTCCCACACATCGAGAACCCAGACGGATTCGTGGATCAACTCGTGTCGTTTCTGCGCTAG
- a CDS encoding phage holin family protein — MSDKGLYTSGSTSYKAKVDSIPLRDTDVTQPGSDSLGTLVSNATEQVSSLVRSEIELAKTEVVGEAKKAAVGGGLLGVAGVVAAFSSFFFFFFLAKLIAIWTNDAWGFGIVFLLMLITAGILALVGIKRFKAMGKPEKTIESVNELKNLVPGQAQKNLEKDTSELYTSYGTGTTVPGRAAGGSTKAN; from the coding sequence ATGAGCGACAAGGGTCTCTACACCAGCGGGTCGACCAGCTACAAGGCGAAGGTCGACTCCATCCCGCTCCGCGACACGGATGTCACGCAGCCGGGCAGCGACTCCCTGGGCACCCTGGTGTCCAACGCGACTGAGCAGGTGTCCAGCCTGGTCCGCAGCGAAATCGAGCTGGCCAAGACCGAGGTTGTCGGCGAAGCTAAGAAGGCAGCCGTCGGCGGCGGCCTCCTCGGTGTCGCAGGTGTCGTGGCAGCGTTCTCCTCGTTCTTCTTTTTCTTCTTCCTGGCCAAACTGATCGCCATCTGGACAAACGACGCCTGGGGCTTCGGCATCGTCTTCCTGCTCATGCTCATCACCGCCGGCATCCTCGCCCTCGTCGGCATCAAGCGCTTCAAGGCCATGGGCAAACCGGAGAAGACCATCGAGTCCGTCAACGAACTGAAGAACCTCGTCCCGGGCCAGGCCCAGAAGAACCTGGAGAAGGACACCTCGGAGCTCTACACCTCCTACGGCACCGGCACCACCGTTCCCGGACGTGCTGCCGGCGGCTCCACAAAGGCCAACTAG
- a CDS encoding HAD family phosphatase: MTNSGSKNRVAAFFDLDKTIIATSSAFAFGRGFLDNGMISRSEALELFLTKTSYMLNGQSSSKMDATRDRLADMVAGWPVSDVRRVVADTMNTVVTPAIYREARELINWHREQGHDIVILSASASLLVEPIADELGIDTIVATEIEIVDGALTGAITRYLKGDQKAEAMRELVDKRGYDLAASYAYSDSLTDVPMLALVGHPVAVNPERGLKKHAVEHGWETRSFKNPEPLFNPPGAKEIGIGAGVVVTVTALTAFGIWLAQRGRGGTGRTTA, from the coding sequence ATGACAAATTCGGGCTCAAAAAACCGCGTGGCGGCGTTTTTCGACCTGGACAAAACAATCATCGCCACCTCATCGGCTTTTGCCTTCGGCCGCGGTTTCCTCGATAACGGCATGATCAGCCGCAGCGAAGCACTCGAGCTCTTCCTCACTAAAACGTCCTACATGCTCAACGGCCAATCGAGCTCAAAAATGGACGCAACACGCGACCGCCTCGCCGACATGGTGGCGGGATGGCCGGTCAGCGACGTGCGCCGCGTCGTCGCTGACACGATGAACACCGTGGTCACTCCCGCCATTTACCGCGAAGCGCGCGAACTCATCAACTGGCACCGCGAGCAGGGCCACGACATCGTCATTCTCTCCGCATCGGCGTCGCTGCTCGTCGAGCCCATTGCTGACGAACTAGGCATCGACACCATCGTCGCCACCGAAATCGAGATCGTCGACGGCGCACTCACCGGTGCCATCACCCGCTACCTCAAAGGGGATCAGAAGGCGGAGGCGATGCGGGAGCTCGTCGATAAGCGGGGCTACGACCTCGCCGCGAGTTACGCGTACTCAGATTCGCTTACCGACGTCCCCATGCTCGCCCTCGTCGGCCACCCCGTCGCCGTCAACCCTGAACGCGGCCTGAAAAAACACGCGGTTGAGCACGGTTGGGAAACTCGCAGCTTCAAAAACCCCGAGCCCCTGTTCAACCCACCTGGCGCCAAAGAGATCGGCATCGGCGCTGGCGTAGTGGTCACAGTGACCGCCCTGACCGCCTTCGGCATCTGGTTGGCGCAGCGAGGCCGCGGCGGCACCGGCAGAACCACCGCATAG